In the Elioraea tepida genome, one interval contains:
- a CDS encoding bifunctional folylpolyglutamate synthase/dihydrofolate synthase produces MAGIVAAPSEAVIARLARLHPKLIDLSLGRIERLLARLGHPERRLPPVLHVAGTNGKGSTCAFARAIAEAAGLRVHVYTSPHLVTFHERIRLAGTLVTEEALSAALEEAEAANGEDPITVFEITTAAALVLFSRVPADLLVLEVGLGGRLDATNVVERPAATAITHIAMDHMEFLGDTLASIAFEKAGILKPSVPCATGRQEEEAIEVIRARARDVGAPLRARDEAWTIGPHGSGLRYADAEGTLDLPMPALPGVHQHDNAGIAIAALRAMRGLAFPAEAFAEGLARARWPARMQRLGRGPLLDLLPEGWELWLDGGHNADAGRALGAHLAANPSPPWHVVVGMKSGKQTAEFLRPIIPHAASLWAVAEPDQHLAQAPEAIVAASGGVARIGPRVADAVAAIAREARAPARILVCGSLYLAGVILRDHT; encoded by the coding sequence ATGGCGGGCATCGTCGCGGCGCCATCGGAGGCGGTGATCGCGCGGCTTGCGCGCCTGCATCCGAAACTGATCGACCTCTCGCTCGGGCGGATCGAGCGGCTGCTCGCCCGGCTCGGCCACCCGGAGCGGCGCCTGCCCCCCGTCCTCCACGTCGCCGGAACGAACGGCAAGGGCTCGACCTGCGCCTTCGCCCGCGCGATCGCCGAGGCCGCTGGGCTTCGCGTGCACGTCTACACGAGCCCGCATCTGGTGACGTTCCATGAGCGAATCCGGCTCGCCGGCACGCTCGTCACCGAGGAGGCGCTGTCCGCCGCGCTTGAGGAGGCCGAGGCCGCGAACGGCGAGGACCCGATCACCGTGTTCGAGATCACCACAGCGGCGGCGCTCGTTCTGTTCTCGCGCGTCCCGGCCGATCTCCTGGTGCTCGAGGTCGGGCTCGGCGGCAGGCTCGATGCGACGAATGTCGTCGAACGCCCGGCCGCGACCGCGATCACCCACATCGCGATGGACCACATGGAGTTCCTTGGCGACACGCTCGCGTCGATCGCCTTCGAGAAGGCCGGGATCCTCAAACCCTCCGTCCCCTGCGCCACCGGCCGCCAGGAGGAGGAGGCGATCGAGGTGATCCGCGCGCGCGCCCGTGACGTCGGCGCACCGTTGCGCGCACGCGACGAGGCCTGGACGATCGGTCCCCACGGCTCGGGCCTGCGCTACGCCGACGCCGAGGGCACGCTCGACCTGCCGATGCCTGCCCTGCCGGGCGTGCACCAGCACGACAATGCGGGGATCGCCATCGCCGCGCTCCGGGCGATGCGCGGGCTTGCCTTCCCGGCCGAGGCCTTCGCCGAGGGGCTCGCGCGCGCGCGCTGGCCCGCGCGGATGCAGCGGCTTGGGCGCGGTCCGCTGCTCGACCTTCTGCCCGAGGGCTGGGAGCTCTGGCTCGATGGCGGCCACAATGCCGATGCCGGGCGCGCTCTCGGCGCCCATCTCGCCGCCAACCCCTCGCCGCCGTGGCACGTCGTCGTCGGCATGAAGTCGGGCAAGCAGACGGCCGAGTTCCTTCGCCCCATCATCCCGCACGCCGCGAGCCTCTGGGCGGTGGCGGAGCCCGACCAGCACCTCGCCCAAGCACCGGAGGCGATCGTCGCCGCCTCGGGCGGCGTGGCGCGGATCGGGCCGCGCGTGGCCGATGCGGTGGCCGCGATCGCGCGTGAGGCGCGGGCGCCCGCGCGCATCCTCGTCTGCGGCAGCCTCTATCTCGCGGGCGTGATCCTCCGCGACCACACCTGA